CCGCGCCGTCAGACGTGCTCGGCGAACCAGGCCAGTTGCCGCGCGATGCTGTGGTCGAAATGCGCGCCGTCGTACATGTCGTAGTGGCCGGCGCCGGCCTCCACGTGCAGCGCCTTGGTTGCGGACGCAACGGCATCGTACAACGCGACGCCCTGCTCCGGCGGATTGACGCCATCCTCGCCCGCCACCACCACCAGCACCGGGCAGGCAACGCGCGCGGCCGCCTCGGCCGGCTTGTAGTGCAGCATCTCGCGCACGGTCAGGAACGGAATCTTGATGTCCATTGCCGGATGGCGCTGGCGCATCGCCTCGACGAACGTCTTCGACTGTTCGTCGGTCAGCACCTTGGTGATCGCGACGAACATCTCGCGGCCGGTGCCGGCCTTCTTCTCCTGCATGCGCTCGAGCATCGCGACGAACTCCTGGCGCTGCTCGCCGGACATGTTGCGCGTGACCACCTGTTCGCCATCGGCGAAGCTGAGCTGGCTCACCACCGCCTGCACCGCCGGATCGGCCGCCGCCGCGGCCAGCACGTGAGCGCCGCCCAGCGAGGTGCCCCACAGCGCGATGCGCCCCGCATCGAGGCCCGCCTGCGTCTTCACGAAGGCCAGCACCGTGGCGATGTCGTCGATCTGCAGCGCCGGCACGAGGCGCCCCGCCTCGCCGCCGCTGGCGCCGAAGCCGCGATAGTCGAACGTGACGGCCGCATAGCCGGCCGCGACGAAGGCCTCGGCGAAGCGCGGCAGCAGCACCTCCTGAGTCCCGCAGAAGCCGTGGCACAGCACGATCACGGGGACCGGGCCGGGCGTGTCGGGGCGGCGCACGGTGATCGCGATCTCGTTGCCGGTTCGATGTGTCGTAAGGTTCATGGAATCGAAAGCTGGAAGTGGAAGGGCCGTCGAGCCGGCGGCGGGCGGCAAGGCCGGGCACCCCGCGCGGGGCAGCCGCAAAGCGGCGCCCATGATACAAGACGCACCGCGCCGGCAAGCAGGCGCCTCGCGCCGGCCGCGAGCGGCAGGCCGTGGAGGCTGAACGCTCAGCACCGACGAACTGGACCGGCAATCGCGGCCGCGCGCCTGCGCATCGGCGCGAAATTCGCGGCCATCATCGGCCACCCGCGCATCATGCCCGACGGGCGCCGGCGCGATTCGGCGCAACTCGGCGCGCTTCAGCCAGATCGACGCCGAATGGCCGGCGACGAAGGCGATGCTGCGCGCCCGGCCCGAACGCTGGCTCGCGGCGGTGGCGACCGCCCTTTGCTGCGTTGCGTCATGCGATCCGCTTCAACTCGGCGCAGCGGCAAGCACGAGCGTGCCGCGCCCGGCGAAGCCCTTGATCAGGCCGCGCCGCGCCGCCTCGCGAAACGCGGCATGGATGGTATTCGGATGGAAGCCGAGCGAATCGGCGATGGCCTGCTGGCTCGGCAGCCGGTCGCCGGGCCGGAACACGCCGGCGCGGATCGCCTCCTCGATCTGGTCCGCGATCGCGCGCGCGACGTGGCCGCGAATGCGGGCGAAGTCAGGGCGCCAGTCCTGCGCGAGACGCGGCGCGCGCGATTCGCTCGCGCGGCCGACCACGGTTTCG
The window above is part of the Burkholderia glumae LMG 2196 = ATCC 33617 genome. Proteins encoded here:
- a CDS encoding GntR family transcriptional regulator; protein product: MQAHIETVVGRASESRAPRLAQDWRPDFARIRGHVARAIADQIEEAIRAGVFRPGDRLPSQQAIADSLGFHPNTIHAAFREAARRGLIKGFAGRGTLVLAAAPS
- the uilS gene encoding UilS family quorum-quenching N-acyl-homoserine lactonase, with the translated sequence MNLTTHRTGNEIAITVRRPDTPGPVPVIVLCHGFCGTQEVLLPRFAEAFVAAGYAAVTFDYRGFGASGGEAGRLVPALQIDDIATVLAFVKTQAGLDAGRIALWGTSLGGAHVLAAAAADPAVQAVVSQLSFADGEQVVTRNMSGEQRQEFVAMLERMQEKKAGTGREMFVAITKVLTDEQSKTFVEAMRQRHPAMDIKIPFLTVREMLHYKPAEAAARVACPVLVVVAGEDGVNPPEQGVALYDAVASATKALHVEAGAGHYDMYDGAHFDHSIARQLAWFAEHV